ctagacccttaattgaaccgataatttgcttaattagacatttctaCTTTAGCTTTAGTttttagctcttaaacagttgcagttcaagttacttatcaaatgttacagctaacttgaaatgttcaactgttcaagagctgaaaacaagtaaaaaggtctaattaagcaaattatcagttcaattaagggtgtagttaagtaattgagagctcggttggaatgaaaaccagcagccacagggggtccccagaagCCAAGCACTAAGGCATATAGTGTAACTCCCAACAAGAAAAGCAGTCAATTTCATGGCTTATTTTTATCATGGGGTTCCAAACATCAAGgtagttaaaaaaatgcattggatTAATTTGAACCCATTATGTGCTGCAAAACCAAAGTGCTACTTGTTTTTCGTATAAGGGTACTGTGAAATATGTTCATGCAATTTGTGGAGGATGGTATTTCTATTCTTTTTGTCTCATCTTTCTGCTTTTCCATCACCAGATGTTAGCAAATGGTTTGACAGGAATGTTAGTTTGTATATTAAACTGCCAATATGTATTATGGATGTTTATGTAACTGTGAAATCTCAAGGTTTTCCATGGTAGGGATAAATGTTAAGTCTTGCTAAGGCCTTTTTACAAGTGTGTTAGATTTGGAAGCTTCTGGAAAGCCAGCCAAATCACTTACATTTTTAAGCCCCAGATGACTTCCACATTGTAAACGTTAACCCAGACCATTCTCATCCTGCTAAACATTAACACATATCAATTTCTTCGAACCCCTTATTATTACCAGCTCCTATATTACTTTTCAATTAAGCTGTGTGTTATGATTTGTGTTTTCACACTTTGTAAAGCAATACTACACaaatattattactgttgtttatGCATGAGAATTGATTATACctaaagacacacatacacacacgcagtATTTGCTGCAGCTATTGTGCTCCCTAGAAAAATCCTCAACATTTACATTGAATCCAATGTTGTACATAATTAACTGTAAAATAATCAACTGAATTATTTAGCCAGGAAGATTTTGTTTAGATGAGTCATCTAAAAATCTGACATGATTACATATTAGGAAACTGTTGTTTTTTGATAAGCTTGAGCTTCAATATGATAAACAATTATAGTATTTACAGTAtctttcaaatgtaattatacTAATTAACAGTAATTAGAACATGTAACAATGTCTCTTTTTGATTTGGTTGAATGGAAGTAATTGATCTCATTATatggtttgtttttcacataTTCTGCCCTATATTTTAGTATAGTATATTGCTTATTTGGAGAATTAACACAATCACTATTGCATAGACTGCCTAAAAGGTTGAATCCATTTATATATGACTGTAATCCTCAATTTTAATTTTGTAAGTGGTACTGTAGCATCATATCATGTCTCATGCCCCTCTGACAGGCAGTACATGGTCGTTTCATTTGTTTCTGAAGACTGGTCTTTATGGataatttgttttcttgttaGCATAATGCATGCCCATATAAGCCACCCCCTGCTATTATCATTGATCTTCTGTCTTGTGCAGTGGCTTCGCCTCTGACACCCCTCCCCCTGCTGGCTGCAGTCAGGTTTTTTCCGAGTCACGGGAGGATCCTGCTAATTGGCGTGGGTACTTCTCCATGCAGGATCTCATCCCAGCTGCATTCCTAATACTGACACACTTTAATCACCAATTGCTTATTACAGCCCAAagcttgggggtgggggggattggCCTCATTCATCAAGACCAGGGATGTAAATGTGATGGATACCCAAGATAGCAGTAATTAGCTAGGGTGCATTAGTGCCAGGGATGCAGATCTTGACTTCACTGAAATGACCAATATGTATAGGTATATTATATAAATCTAGTGAAAATAAAGATTGGAATATTGCACCTGTATTGACTCTTAGATTTTAATTATGGCTCTACTAtttagctgcttttaaaaaacacgacaaaataaaatcaacaacgCTGAATAACATGCCCCAAATCTTCTGCTAACCAACCAGAACGAATCTAGGGTATTTAAAGTCAAAAAACCCTTCTTCGGTGTTGCTTCTGTTTAACATTCCTTCTCGCATGATGACATCCTGCCCTTTTTCCTGCTAAAGCACATAACGGCCACCAGCATGCTCCAGGTGCTAAAATCTATAAGTAAAAGGTACAGTAAAGTTTAAGCAATCCTTAATTGGTTATGTAACAATATCAAGTATTACATTTCAGATGTTAATACATTAAACTTTGTTCTGGCTTAAATATCTCCTTTATCCAGCAATGAAAAAGCacagatgaaaatgaaaaaccATGACTGtcattttatgacattttaaCAACACTGTAATTCATAGAATAATAGCTATGAGGAATAGTCAGGCTGGCTGTTGAGGCTCAAACGCAGGGGTCATTCTAAAAGCAATCAGAGAGCATCCTTGGGGAAATGACgtacaaaaatgaatgaacctCAATGGACTGAGTGACCCTGTGTCAGGTCTGGGACCCTGCACCTGTaaatagtctgtttttgtttcttgtttaggTTTTTATAAATGAAGTATGTGTTGCCAGTCATTTGTTCTTCTTTCACTTTACAAGTCTGAAGATGAATCTGTGGAGATCCctcacagcagtgtgtgtgaacCAGGGTGAGCAACAAGTTATCACTGTGTGTAGACCTGGATAAACACAACTGTACAAAAGGGCTTCATTAGGAGATTCTAATCCCACTCAGTTTATTTGACTGTGTGTAGCAGTCTGGAGCACTGGAGCGGGACCCTCCTTTTAGTGGAGGTAGCGCTTGGCTGCTTGTATGCCAGATTTGGTTTTATtagttgtgtttttactgttttgttttgtacgtATTATTTTGCTTACACTTGCTTGTATGGCTTTCTGCACTGGGTCTTACCATTACTGGTACTCTAGTGGTGACTACCTGaaactacaataataattattgtaaataaatccttCGCAACTGTGTGGTGCAGCAAATACAACCTCCTGTCTGTCAATGGATACTCATATCCCTAATACCCTATCACAGGCCCATTCCCCTGTTAGCATTTCTAATGAGCTGCACCTCTAATTGGGGTCACTGCAAAGTCAAGTATGAATCTAAAAGATATTACAGTGCATGCAGATAACATATCTGCTTCCGTTAAGGGTGATTCCAAGTCATGCTCTATTATGTTTAAATCAGAACTGGGAAGTTCATAGCAGTTACTGGATTCAGTTCCTTGTCATCCAATTACTCCTGGCTTGGAAAACCATCTTCTTGGAATGCAATGGAAGATTTTTATTTCTAACTGCTAAGTGTGCTAATTGtataaatgtgatatattgtCCTACAGCATATCATTTGGAAGGCATGTCTTGTGCTCTTTGGTTTCCTATGGCATTTACAATGAATGAGATTACGCTGCCATATAGTAATGCCACTTTGTCCTTTCTGAGAATAATCAGAGCCACTTAGCCTTTTGTGTGTCTAACTGgcaatttcattttgaaaaggggAATTACAGATACAATGGAAAATCAGCAGTGCAAAAACGATCTGCACCTTCACACACCTCAAGGCACAGATGTAGAATTTTTACTGATATCACAAAAGATTAGAACCAGCTGGGTCCTAATTTGCCCAGTAGCTGTAATTACTGTTTGACTCCCAAGCATATAGCACTGGCCTGCCACCACACCACCACTCAGCGACGAGGCCCCTGCTTAAGATACAAATGTCCATACTTTCATTGTATGAGGGAAAATTCTTCGATCAATCAATCATTCTTTATTTATATACTGGCTTTTCACAATACATCTCTGCAAGGCTCTTTACATggataaaaacattaaaagaaataacaatgagcaatacaaaatgaacaacacaattaaaacaattaaaacaatacatcaaTACAACTGTAAAACAGTAGCAtagtaaaatagtaaaacaatgagACTGAGAAAGACAGAGTAATATTTATAGTAAGTATTATTCAGAGTAAGTGGTGTgagatcttttttttataatagtatcatttgtaattaaatagcaaatgttatatttataattacacGGTATCATTAAAAACAGAACAGGGCAAATTATCTGTGACATTTTTTCCTTGAAATGAAACTCTTACCTTCAGTGAAGTCAAAGTTGTACTTGGAAGCTGTAAGTTTGTTTAAATGCACACATGAATACACTTTGAATGTAATGTATATATGCAAGATTTTAtagattttttacaaaaataacggCCACAAATTATGGGTTATGGATTAGCTATTCGTCTTATGGTGTCCCCTTATTGAATcgtcaaaaaaaagaaacatttttcagAACTAGAAAATTAATCAACAAAtgatttttgatcaaaaatactttatatgcataaaaaaatactgtgaacACAATCATGTGAACATTGGATACACGCAAGCAAAACCGCGCAAGTCACAGCATGAACCAATGAATACGCTTGCATCACAACACAGACATCACGTGGAGTTAATTCAAGGAAGTGACtgacgattcaaacaaaaacattacattattaatgataataatctttatatagtggcTTTATATGGGCCACCATGACAAAGCGCTTTAAAAGATACAAgcctagggtgtgtgagctatgcatcagctgtagagtcacttataacaatgtCTCCCCCAAAAGAaggggtcacacaatgaggcagtagctgagctgggatttgaaccagggacctcctggttacaagcctgtttctttaaccactggaccaaaccCATTAAATTCTATGAATATTAACATTTCCACTCCCATTTCTTCCAATCAGTATGGATCCACCTTGTCACAACTTGCCTTCACCtaatctgttctttgtttgtggtgttctgttttcacactgtgtccacACATCGTGATTAGatacctgctaactttggctatCTGCCCAGACACCAAGATATGAGAGACTGCAAATATCTTGCTTAACTAGTTACACATGCTttaagctatatcaaaatatgaaaataacatataagtagagaaacttataatcaaacacataattaatactttatgcagaatgtcttCTCCTACAATACCTTTTTTAACCCTTGGGCAATGTTCTAAATTCAGAAGTGTGCCCAGCAGATACACTGTCCTTATTACTCACAACATACATTATTACAGCAGTTTTGCACAGAATATCAAAGCTGCGTATCAAAATGACACAATGCAATAAAGCAGACATCCTGACTAGCCCGCATATTCATATTCAGGGGTTTGTATTTAGTGCAGAGTTTAAGGAGGGTTTGGTGCATCATTGCTCATGAATTCAGTGCTGTTCAGTAAGTTGTGTTATTATGGAATCTCTTTGGCAGAATTTAATGTTAATATGATGTGTGCAGAAAATTAGATTACATTTGTGTTTCAGCCTTTCCAAGCGTAAGGGTACTGGTTCCAAAGGCAACACTGAGAAGGCTAGTATCTTTGGACTGTCTAATGTTTTTTAAAGTCCACTAGGAGTGAAATACAAGCTGACATATTGAAGTAGGATAGCGTCAAGAATGAGAGTCAGAGCCAAGAAGCTGCagttaaaaatgcacacacacacacacacacacacacacacacacacacacacacacacacacacacacacacacacatatactcaCACTCCTCTCTAACATATTGTGATTGCTGCCAACCTtacaaccttacattcccacacacacacactctttccaTTAAGACAGGGTTTCCCCACCCTGGTcttggggaccccatgtgtcttctggttttcattccagctaaGCTCCAAATGATTAGTTAATTccaattgaactaataatttgcatattagacctttttaattgttctcaacTTCTAAAAAGTTGCTGTTCAagtttcttataaaatgttacagctaacttgaaatctgcagtaagagctgaaaacaagtaaaaatgtctaactcagcaaattattagttaaattaagggtttagttaagtaattgagagctcagctggaatagAAACTAGAAGACACATGGGCTCCCCAGGACAAGGGTTGGGAAGCTTTCACCTTGCCACACATATGAAGTAGAATATTTTGTTACTGTTCTTCTTTACACAGATTACAGCtcttagaaaattatttaaactCGTGCTTCAATTGCCTTCCATAATACAAATACCACTAACATGCCTTCTTCAAACTCTGAAGGTATTGGGCCTTAAATTGTACAGGTCTCATACAATTTGCCACATAGTTCTATTGAACTGTACAACAATTTAGTTTCCAGATTCAgatgatatattaaatatattcaaatttcCCATTCATTCAACATTTTATGTGAACCAATTTATGCCAACCTCTTTATACATATTGTATACAGGATACTTTGATGTAATTAACCCACCTGTAGTACCTACACATCACTGCAAAGGCAGCTTGGAAGTGCCAGCTGGGAGTATAACATTCATGagttttcctgtgtgttttttttagctgaCATCAGTGAAAATGATCTACCTGGTTACCTGTATAAAGACACATGCCAAATCAAAGTTACATGTTGTGCTTTTCTAAGCAAAATGGGCCTTTTTATTCACACCACTTTCACAATATGCATCCTACTTTGTCTTTAacagctgaattaaaaaaaaaaaaaaaagttttatccaGATGGGAAAGCTCTTGAACCTAACTGTCGTCTGAGGTAGGCAGTTTTAACTCAATATTTCCTCTGTAGGTAGAAAAATATGAGAAAAGGTAAGCACACCTTGAAGACAAAAGTATCTGTAGATAGCTTTGAATGAAAATTGTTTGTGGACAACTTACATTAATTTTTCTAccaagctgtgctggcacttctcAGTGGTTACCTCTGTAATAAAAAGCATGTGACAGATCATTTTATATGAATATTCATCACTTTAAAATGTCTGGAGACTGTAAAAATCTCATTCTCCACATCTTCAGTTTTTAACCACTTAGCACATTACAAACCACTAATTAGGTAGATCAAACAGATGAATATGTAAGCTTTGCCAACCATAACTtgataatacaaaaacagaattatCCTAATAAAGCATTAATCCCagatgaacttttttttttaattatgcttcTAGGAATGTGAGCCTTGGCATCACAGCATTACATACCCATAGGATATCAGGCATACATTCACGGAAATACCAGAAAATATAATCCACATTCAGCTAAATTTTTATAGGGACAGCttcattgtacaaataaaatggtACCCCATCCCCCAAAACAATTTCGACTCAAAGTAATTTTCCCTCTATGTATTACTATGGAACAATATTATCCATCATCCTTGTCACCGCCACCGTAATGCTGACCAAAATTGAATTTATGGCCTTTGGCGTTGATACAAGCAGATCCAGGAGAAATGATTCAAACAACACTTGATGATCCctgcagtgtattttaaaattCCTACACATAATAAGAAAACCACAGTACagtcattttttatgtttgtccTTGTGTAGTAGGTTCCGTGTAGTCGAGAAAGTTAATCAGATACATCCTAAGGTAGGGAATTCAACAAATCAATGTTATAGCATTATAGTGTTTAAGGCTCTTTCACCCACTGACTGCAATTTAAATGAACCAAGAAGAATAACGTCTGGTACCACAAATGTCATCCAGGTAATACAAGGCAAGCAAAAGCCTTAAATAGATATCATAATTATTAGTTTTCAATTCCCTTTCTTTATGTGTTGCCTGTATTTATCTTCATACAACTGGTATATCTCACAGTGTTTAGGGTGTCTTAGTTTATTTATCCACatgcattcaataaaataaataagcatttctTAAGAtctaattcgtttttttttttttttttgttgttgttgttcttttaccTGAAGGTTGAGAAGAATGAAGAGGCTGACCAGAAAATTGAGCAGGATGGTAACAAACCTGAAGACAAGGCACACAAGGCTGCCACAAAAATCCAGGCCAGTTTCCGTGGGCACATAATCCGAAAAAAGCTCAAGGACGGGAAAAAGGAGGATGGCACAGCAGCCCCTGAAGCAGCGACAGCTgagggagagaaaaagaaagaagaggcCACCTCTCCAGCAGCAGAGAGCCAAGCACCTGCTGCAGATGCAGCAAAAGAGCTGAAAGAAGAGAGCAGCAAATCCAAAACCGAAGAGGCTGGAAAGGCCGTCAGCACTCCTGCGACTGATGCAGTTCCTTCTGAACCCAGCAAAGAGGAGGAGAAGCCAGCGGCTGTGACGGACGTTTCAGAAAAGACCAAGGATGTTGCTGCCCCTGCTGCCTCCGAAGAGAAGAAGGCAGCTGAAAGCGAAAACAGAGAACCTCCCGGTGCCAAGGAGAGTGCATCTACCACCAATGCTTCCACTGAAAGTGCCCCATCGCCGAATGCTGTCCAATCAGTGGACAAAGAGGAGCCCAAACAAGCCGATGTGCCTGCTGCTGATGTCAGTGAGACAACAACCAAGGCGCAAAGCGAAGAGACTGAGAGCAGCCAATCACAAGACAAAAACGGTAAGACTTCATACCATCTTTTACCCTTTTTGGGTCAAAGTTATTAATACCAGTGCATGCAAGTACTTTTTCTGAAAAATGCATGGAAagcagggatgtaaataagactcccattgcacagcagtttaatcCAAGTCTGGTTTTATGATTGGTTTAACAGAATATACCTGAGCTTATTACCTGCACACTGTttctaatcaagctcatagtaaaacctggaataggtgaaactgctgtgcaataggagttttatttccatccataAAACACCCTTTGATTGGCCAGATTGCTAATGACAGATTTTCTGTTTCTCACATGAGTTTACTGCACTTTTTAATGTACAAAGTATTTTGATTGGTTGTTTACAAAGAAACATGGTGGTTTCATGGCTAtagttaaacaaaagaaatacaaaaactaacATTTACAAAATCTAACGTCATTGATGGAGATTTACAAAGTGATGATGAAACTACTGCCGTTCCTGAATCTGCCCAGAAGATATGCAAAATCAGAAGAGAGGTGTTTAGGTGGAAATTAatttgtgataataataataataaaaaaaagtataattgtattacttttagcaaacaatatgaaatgcccAATTCAAATAGCAAGCCCTTTTCAAAGTGTTAAGTTTGAAAcgtgtaatactataattaacactgttgaaatgattgttttgtaataaaatggtatttgctTTTCACAGACATGTTAAAGAATAATAATTCaggaatgttttcttttaaggTTTCTAAAGAGATTGAGGGAAAGGTAATGAAAGAAACAGTAGAATAAAGTTTACTTAAATGTATTAGGAATCTTATTggaaatcttaaaatatttagtagaAACTGAATATATTACAAGGGGTGGTTCTGGTTGTATTATTTTAATCAGAAAATCTGATTTAACATCCGATCACATCTGGCTGCTCTAATAAGGGATGCTATACATTATATCTGAAGCTGTTAAATCTGGTTTGACATAACAATGGTCCACAGAAACAGTATATGTGTGTCATGGCCTTTAAGTGGCAATCCCATGTAGAATCACCAGGCACTGATAaatgaatattattaatataaaattgaTTCTTTATTTTAGTTCTCACAATTTACTTCTGCCACCTGAAACATctgaaacaaatatgcattaatgCGTTCTcatgtaatcatttttattttattt
The Polyodon spathula isolate WHYD16114869_AA chromosome 9, ASM1765450v1, whole genome shotgun sequence genome window above contains:
- the gap43 gene encoding neuromodulin, translating into MYYYGTILSIILVTATFIYPHAFNKINKHFLRSNSFFFFFLLLLFFYLKVEKNEEADQKIEQDGNKPEDKAHKAATKIQASFRGHIIRKKLKDGKKEDGTAAPEAATAEGEKKKEEATSPAAESQAPAADAAKELKEESSKSKTEEAGKAVSTPATDAVPSEPSKEEEKPAAVTDVSEKTKDVAAPAASEEKKAAESENREPPGAKESASTTNASTESAPSPNAVQSVDKEEPKQADVPAADVSETTTKAQSEETESSQSQDKNDAVDESKSTESAQEEAAKEEDSNAAQENA